The genome window GAAATTTTGCTGGCGATCGAAGCTGCGAATGCGCCGCCGATATTTAAAAAGAAAGACGACCAATGAGGCTTTTCTCTTAAAATCCGCTGCTGTTAGACAGCTTCACCTTGTGTACGTCCTTTGTAGCGTCGGGATCGTTTTTCGATGTTTGCGAACATCAATTCAAGAGCGATGCTGAGGAGCCAATAGAAAAGGGCGGCGAGCAAGTACGTTTCTAGAAAGCGGTAGCCGTCATTGGCGATGATGCGCGAAATGCCCATGACTTCCATGACGCCGATCGTAAAGGCGAGTGCCGATGCTTTAATTAACGTAATCAGCTGGTTGCCGAGATTAGGCAAGGCGATCTGAAACGCTTGTGGAAGTATGATACGCACATACCCTTGGAGCGTCGTCATCCCGACGGCATGGGCTGCTTCGAGCTGTCCTTTTTCCACCGACCCGATGGCGCTGCGGACGACTTCGGCCAAATAAGCGGCTGAATTTAAACTGTACGCAACGAGGACAATGAGGAGCGGTGACAGCATGTCGGGGTTTAGCTGCC of Litoribacterium kuwaitense contains these proteins:
- a CDS encoding amino acid ABC transporter permease, producing MANIDFGFAIQQIPALIQGLPFTILITVVAMAVGLLFGTMLALLRLYRVPVFYQLSILFVSFFRGTPLIVQLFVFFYGMPMLIIYLNHTFQWQLNPDMLSPLLIVLVAYSLNSAAYLAEVVRSAIGSVEKGQLEAAHAVGMTTLQGYVRIILPQAFQIALPNLGNQLITLIKASALAFTIGVMEVMGISRIIANDGYRFLETYLLAALFYWLLSIALELMFANIEKRSRRYKGRTQGEAV